A stretch of Bordetella petrii DNA encodes these proteins:
- a CDS encoding peptide chain release factor 3, with amino-acid sequence MNISQEVARRRTFAIISHPDAGKTTLTEKLLLFAGAIQIAGSVKARKASRHASSDWMEIEKQRGISVASSVMQMEYRDCVINLLDTPGHQDFSEDTYRVLTAVDAALMVIDAANGVEPQTIRLLQVCRARNTPIITFINKMDREVREPLDLLSEIEGHLGMDAVPFSWPVGMGKAFGGVFDIRRDRMRVFRPGQERRSDDDDIIDGLDNPEIASRFGSTFEQANGEIQLIQEAAPAFDRDAFLAGRQTPVFFGSAINNFGVQEVLDALVEQAPPPGPRQALERLVEPQEPKFTGVVFKVQANMDPAHRDRVAFVRVSSGRFERGMRLKVARTGKEMRPNNVVSFLSQRRELLDEAYAGDVIGIPNHGVLQLGDVLTEGESLRFTGLPFFAPELFQAVEVKDPLRTKQLRIGLTQLGEEGAIQVFRPEAAGGTLLLGAVGQLQFEVVAHRLKTEYGVEARMLPSRYTMARWITSDTPRALRKFMDANAAHIAYDVVDAAAFLIGSPAQLRVAEDLYPDVKFHAMREHGGQVFGSQA; translated from the coding sequence ATGAATATTTCCCAAGAAGTCGCCCGGCGACGCACGTTCGCCATCATTTCCCACCCCGACGCCGGCAAGACCACGCTTACCGAAAAGCTGCTGCTGTTCGCGGGCGCCATCCAGATCGCCGGCAGCGTCAAGGCGCGCAAGGCGTCGCGCCATGCCTCGTCCGACTGGATGGAAATCGAAAAGCAGCGCGGCATTTCGGTGGCCTCGTCGGTGATGCAGATGGAATACCGCGACTGCGTCATCAACCTGCTCGACACCCCGGGCCACCAGGACTTCTCCGAAGACACCTATCGCGTGCTCACCGCGGTGGACGCCGCGCTGATGGTCATCGACGCGGCCAACGGGGTCGAACCGCAGACCATCCGGCTGCTGCAGGTCTGCCGCGCGCGCAACACGCCCATCATCACGTTCATCAACAAGATGGACCGCGAGGTGCGCGAGCCCCTGGACCTGCTGTCCGAGATCGAAGGCCACCTGGGCATGGACGCGGTGCCGTTCTCGTGGCCGGTGGGCATGGGCAAGGCTTTCGGCGGCGTGTTCGACATCCGCCGCGACCGCATGCGCGTGTTCCGCCCCGGCCAGGAGCGGCGCTCGGACGATGACGACATCATCGACGGCCTGGACAACCCCGAAATCGCCAGCCGCTTCGGCTCGACCTTCGAGCAGGCCAACGGCGAGATCCAGCTGATCCAGGAAGCCGCCCCGGCTTTCGACCGCGACGCCTTCCTGGCCGGCCGGCAGACGCCCGTGTTTTTCGGCTCGGCCATCAACAACTTCGGCGTCCAGGAAGTGCTGGACGCCCTGGTGGAACAGGCCCCGCCCCCGGGCCCGCGCCAGGCGCTTGAACGCCTGGTCGAGCCCCAGGAACCCAAGTTCACCGGCGTGGTGTTCAAGGTGCAGGCCAACATGGACCCGGCCCACCGCGACCGCGTGGCCTTCGTGCGCGTGAGCTCGGGCCGCTTCGAGCGCGGCATGCGCCTGAAGGTCGCCCGCACCGGCAAGGAAATGCGGCCCAACAACGTGGTGTCGTTCCTGTCGCAGCGCCGCGAGCTGCTCGACGAGGCCTATGCGGGCGACGTCATCGGCATCCCCAACCACGGGGTGCTGCAGCTGGGCGACGTGCTGACCGAAGGCGAAAGCCTGCGCTTTACCGGCCTGCCGTTCTTCGCCCCTGAACTCTTCCAGGCGGTGGAAGTCAAAGATCCTTTGCGCACCAAGCAGTTGCGTATCGGCCTGACACAGCTGGGCGAAGAAGGCGCCATCCAGGTGTTCCGCCCCGAGGCGGCCGGCGGCACGCTGCTGCTGGGGGCGGTCGGGCAGCTGCAGTTCGAGGTGGTGGCGCACCGCCTCAAGACCGAATACGGGGTCGAGGCCCGCATGTTGCCGTCGCGCTACACCATGGCCCGCTGGATCACCTCCGACACCCCCCGGGCGCTGCGCAAGTTCATGGATGCCAATGCGGCACACATCGCCTATGATGTGGTGGATGCGGCGGCTTTTTTGATTGGTTCGCCTGCGCAGTTGCGCGTGGCCGAAGACCTGTATCCGGATGTGAAATTCCACGCCATGCGCGAGCACGGCGGCCAGGTCTTCGGAAGCCAGGCATAA
- a CDS encoding LysE family transporter, whose amino-acid sequence MTLSTWLTFFVASWAISFSPGAGAISAMSSGLKYGFARGYWNTAGLIMGILVQFLIVAVGLGAVLATSEVAFAVVKYLGVAYLVYLGVRQIRTDAAPVAVDTGNPAHFSARELVVRGVLVNVMNPKGTVFLLAVVPQFVDTAHALTPQYAALAGTLVFTDMVAMGVYTLLAAKVLRLLRDARYIRWMNRIFGSLFIVAGVFLATFRRQA is encoded by the coding sequence ATGACGCTCTCGACCTGGCTGACCTTTTTCGTGGCCTCCTGGGCCATCTCTTTCTCACCGGGGGCGGGCGCCATTTCGGCCATGTCCTCGGGGCTGAAGTACGGATTCGCCCGCGGCTACTGGAACACGGCCGGCCTGATCATGGGCATTCTGGTCCAGTTCCTGATCGTGGCGGTGGGGCTGGGCGCGGTGCTGGCCACGTCCGAGGTCGCCTTCGCGGTGGTCAAGTACCTGGGCGTGGCCTACCTGGTGTACCTGGGCGTGCGCCAGATCCGCACCGACGCCGCGCCGGTGGCCGTCGATACAGGCAACCCCGCGCACTTCTCGGCGCGCGAGCTGGTCGTGCGCGGCGTGCTGGTCAATGTCATGAATCCCAAGGGCACGGTGTTCCTGCTGGCGGTCGTGCCGCAGTTCGTCGATACGGCCCATGCCCTGACGCCGCAGTACGCGGCGCTGGCGGGCACCCTGGTGTTCACCGACATGGTCGCCATGGGCGTGTACACCCTGCTGGCCGCCAAGGTGCTGCGGCTGCTGCGCGATGCGCGCTACATCCGCTGGATGAACCGCATTTTCGGCTCGCTGTTCATCGTGGCGGGCGTTTTCCTGGCCACCTTCCGACGCCAGGCGTAA
- a CDS encoding DEAD/DEAH box helicase, which yields MTASVSFADLGLADPLLRAIADTGYTAPTPIQAQAIPQVLKGGDLLAAAQTGTGKTAGFTLPILHLLMQQKPALKKPGRPRCLILTPTRELTAQVAESVQTYGKHTPLTSMVMFGGVNINPQISALRKPLDILVATPGRLLDHCGQKTVDLSGVEILVLDEADRMLDMGFIRDIRKVLALLPKQRQNLLFSATFSDEIRSLARGVLNNPGEVSVTPRNTATELVTQTVHLVEQHHKRDLISHIIRESGWHQVLVFTRTKHGANRLAEKLVKDGLSAAAIHGNKSQAARTRALSGFKDGNVAVLVATDIAARGLDIDQLPQVVNFELPNVPEDYVHRIGRTGRAGATGAAVSLVDSSEIKLLKGIERLIGKTIERLPVQGWTPPAGSAAAYERQERDEDTRQPRRQGAPRGNGGDRAGRPGQTPRQGNGGRAAAPGRPGGQRQAPAPRGDRPAGGHRADNRAQPQAPRQAEGGGGGRPAGQRTGAPRAALLGK from the coding sequence TTGACTGCCTCTGTTTCTTTCGCCGACCTCGGTCTGGCCGATCCCCTTTTGCGTGCCATCGCCGACACCGGCTATACCGCGCCCACCCCCATCCAGGCCCAGGCCATCCCGCAAGTGCTGAAAGGCGGCGACCTGTTGGCCGCTGCCCAGACCGGCACCGGCAAGACCGCCGGCTTCACGCTGCCCATCCTGCATCTGCTGATGCAGCAAAAGCCGGCCCTGAAAAAACCCGGCCGCCCGCGCTGCCTGATCCTGACCCCGACCCGCGAGCTCACCGCCCAGGTCGCCGAATCGGTGCAGACCTACGGCAAGCACACCCCGCTGACCTCGATGGTGATGTTCGGCGGAGTCAATATCAATCCGCAGATCAGCGCCTTGCGCAAGCCGCTGGACATCCTGGTGGCCACGCCCGGCCGGCTGCTGGACCACTGCGGCCAGAAAACCGTCGACCTGTCCGGCGTCGAGATCCTGGTGCTGGACGAAGCCGACCGCATGCTCGACATGGGCTTCATCCGCGACATCCGCAAAGTGCTGGCCCTGCTGCCCAAGCAACGCCAGAACCTGCTGTTCTCGGCCACCTTCTCCGACGAGATCCGCAGCCTGGCGCGCGGCGTGCTGAACAACCCGGGCGAAGTGTCGGTTACCCCGCGCAACACCGCCACCGAGCTGGTGACCCAAACCGTGCACCTGGTCGAACAGCACCACAAGCGCGATCTCATCAGCCACATCATCCGCGAAAGCGGCTGGCACCAGGTGCTGGTGTTCACCCGCACCAAGCACGGCGCCAACCGCCTGGCCGAAAAGCTGGTGAAAGACGGCCTGAGCGCCGCCGCCATCCACGGCAACAAGAGCCAGGCGGCGCGCACGCGCGCCCTGTCGGGCTTCAAGGACGGCAACGTGGCCGTGCTGGTGGCCACCGACATCGCCGCGCGCGGGCTGGACATCGACCAGCTGCCGCAGGTGGTGAACTTCGAACTGCCCAACGTGCCCGAAGACTACGTGCACCGCATCGGCCGCACCGGCCGCGCGGGCGCCACGGGCGCGGCCGTGTCGCTGGTCGACAGCAGCGAGATCAAGCTGCTCAAGGGCATCGAGCGCCTGATCGGCAAGACCATCGAACGCCTGCCGGTGCAGGGCTGGACGCCGCCGGCGGGCAGCGCCGCCGCCTACGAGCGCCAGGAACGCGACGAAGACACCCGCCAACCGCGCCGCCAGGGCGCGCCGCGCGGCAACGGCGGCGACCGCGCCGGCCGGCCCGGCCAGACGCCCCGCCAGGGCAATGGCGGCCGCGCCGCCGCCCCGGGCCGCCCGGGCGGCCAGCGCCAAGCGCCGGCCCCGCGCGGCGATCGCCCGGCGGGCGGCCACCGCGCCGACAACCGCGCCCAGCCGCAGGCCCCGCGCCAGGCGGAAGGCGGCGGTGGCGGCCGGCCGGCCGGCCAGCGCACGGGTGCGCCGCGCGCGGCGCTGCTGGGCAAGTAA
- a CDS encoding LemA family protein: protein MRISRWLGLSLIALAAAVLSGCGYNSIQAADEQVKAAWSEVLNQYQRRADLVPQLVKSVDAYMTHERDVLTQVTEARSKVGSVQITADQLEDPAAVQRFQQAQGQLTSALSRLIAVSENYPQLKADGLFRDLQVQLEGTENRISVARGRYVQSVQAYNVLVRQFPGVITAKIFGYAPKANFGVDNEAAISRPPEIRFSNDANAPKPAQ, encoded by the coding sequence ATGAGAATATCCCGCTGGCTGGGTCTTTCCCTGATCGCGCTGGCAGCCGCTGTGCTGTCGGGTTGCGGCTACAACAGCATCCAGGCGGCCGACGAGCAGGTCAAGGCGGCCTGGTCCGAGGTGCTGAACCAGTACCAGCGGCGCGCCGACCTGGTGCCCCAGCTGGTCAAGTCGGTGGATGCCTACATGACGCACGAGCGCGATGTGCTGACCCAGGTCACCGAGGCGCGCAGCAAGGTGGGCAGCGTGCAGATCACCGCCGACCAGCTGGAAGACCCGGCCGCCGTGCAGCGTTTCCAGCAGGCGCAGGGCCAGCTCACCTCGGCGTTGTCGCGCCTGATCGCCGTGTCCGAGAACTACCCGCAGCTCAAGGCCGACGGCCTGTTCCGCGACCTGCAGGTGCAGCTGGAAGGCACCGAGAACCGCATCTCGGTGGCGCGCGGCCGCTATGTGCAGTCGGTGCAGGCATACAACGTGCTGGTGCGCCAGTTTCCCGGCGTGATCACCGCCAAGATCTTCGGCTATGCACCCAAGGCCAACTTCGGCGTCGACAACGAGGCGGCCATTTCGCGGCCGCCGGAAATCCGTTTCAGCAATGATGCCAATGCTCCCAAGCCGGCCCAGTAA
- a CDS encoding TPM domain-containing protein, translating into MLPSRPSKGLLAWPRGARAWLAALLALLGMLAGAPAAAQPAAPAAVPALQARVTDTTGTLDANQRQALEQRLAALEQRKGAQVAVLVVPTTAPDTIEQYATRVFDQWKLGRKNTDDGVLLVVAKNDRALRIEVGYGLEGAIPDAMAGRIIREQIAPRFQAGDFDGGIEAGVSAIEKLIDGEPLPAPAPRADGDGQEQDWPFFLLLGAFMLGLPAIVAGLAAAAASWMIFGTWWAAVLGGVGGFAVSGLLGLLGVKRRLLNSSRRGGRGGGGGFGGGFGGGGGFGGGGGFGGGGGRSGGGGASGRW; encoded by the coding sequence ATGCTCCCAAGCCGGCCCAGTAAGGGCCTGCTGGCCTGGCCGCGCGGCGCCCGGGCCTGGCTGGCCGCGCTGCTGGCGCTGCTGGGCATGCTGGCCGGCGCCCCGGCCGCGGCCCAGCCGGCCGCGCCGGCGGCGGTGCCGGCGTTGCAGGCCCGCGTGACCGACACCACGGGCACGCTCGACGCCAATCAACGCCAGGCCCTCGAGCAGCGGCTGGCGGCGCTGGAACAGCGCAAGGGCGCCCAGGTGGCGGTGCTGGTGGTGCCCACCACGGCGCCCGATACCATCGAACAATACGCCACGCGGGTATTCGACCAATGGAAGCTGGGGCGCAAGAATACCGACGATGGCGTGCTGCTGGTGGTGGCCAAGAATGACCGCGCCCTGCGCATCGAGGTCGGCTACGGGCTGGAAGGCGCCATTCCCGACGCCATGGCCGGCCGCATCATTCGCGAGCAGATCGCGCCCCGCTTCCAGGCGGGCGATTTCGACGGCGGCATCGAAGCCGGCGTGAGCGCCATCGAGAAATTGATCGACGGCGAGCCGCTGCCGGCGCCCGCGCCGCGGGCGGACGGCGACGGCCAGGAACAGGACTGGCCGTTCTTCCTGCTGCTGGGGGCGTTCATGCTGGGGCTGCCGGCCATCGTGGCCGGGCTGGCCGCGGCGGCCGCGTCATGGATGATATTCGGCACCTGGTGGGCGGCCGTGCTGGGCGGCGTGGGCGGCTTCGCGGTCAGCGGCCTGCTGGGCCTGCTGGGCGTCAAGCGGCGCCTGCTCAATTCGTCGCGCCGCGGCGGCCGGGGCGGCGGTGGCGGCTTCGGCGGCGGGTTTGGCGGAGGCGGCGGCTTCGGCGGAGGCGGCGGTTTTGGCGGGGGCGGCGGCCGCAGCGGCGGCGGCGGCGCCTCGGGCCGCTGGTAA
- a CDS encoding metal-dependent hydrolase family protein, giving the protein MNKPDPMLLAGGKVFDGRGELPAGHAVLVEDGRVARVAPAGQFEGYAGRRVDTAGMTLMPGLADCHVHLVFTGSADPHAQMARQGPAQITLTALENAQAALRGGITALRDCGGKDYLEFGVRDAIARGVFAGPTIKAAGRMICMTGGHGNRTGRVADGCDEVVKAVREQVHAGCDLVKIMATGGVMTPGVNPMDAHYSYDEMHAGVHEAKRFSKSTASHAQGTEGILNAVRAGIDSIEHGIFMDQQCLDEMLANQTFLVPTIAALRNILDNAERGIPAYVVDKARAVEQRHRESFQMYYRAGGRIAMGTDAGTPFNRHGRNAEELAYMVAFGMTPTDALVAGTSRAHELMGLPGHGIVAEGAAADLLLVRGDPTQDIARAADTQHHVAVLKQGVLVAGALD; this is encoded by the coding sequence ATGAACAAGCCCGACCCCATGCTGTTGGCGGGCGGCAAGGTATTCGACGGCCGCGGCGAACTGCCGGCCGGCCATGCCGTGCTGGTGGAAGACGGGCGCGTTGCCCGGGTGGCGCCGGCCGGCCAGTTCGAAGGCTATGCCGGCCGGCGGGTGGACACGGCCGGCATGACCCTGATGCCCGGCCTGGCCGACTGCCACGTGCACCTGGTGTTTACCGGCAGCGCCGACCCGCACGCGCAGATGGCCCGCCAGGGCCCGGCGCAGATCACGCTGACGGCGCTAGAGAACGCCCAGGCGGCGCTGCGCGGCGGCATTACCGCGCTGCGCGATTGCGGCGGCAAGGATTATCTGGAATTCGGCGTGCGCGACGCCATCGCGCGCGGCGTATTCGCCGGCCCCACCATCAAGGCGGCCGGCCGCATGATCTGCATGACCGGCGGCCACGGCAACCGCACCGGCCGCGTGGCCGACGGCTGCGATGAAGTCGTCAAGGCGGTGCGCGAGCAGGTGCATGCGGGTTGCGACCTGGTAAAGATCATGGCCACCGGCGGCGTCATGACGCCGGGCGTCAACCCGATGGACGCCCACTACAGCTACGATGAAATGCACGCCGGCGTGCACGAGGCCAAGCGTTTCAGCAAAAGCACGGCCAGCCACGCGCAGGGCACCGAGGGCATCCTGAACGCCGTACGCGCGGGCATCGATTCGATCGAGCACGGCATTTTCATGGACCAGCAGTGCCTGGACGAGATGCTGGCGAACCAGACCTTCCTGGTGCCCACCATCGCCGCGCTGCGCAACATTCTCGACAATGCCGAGCGCGGCATTCCCGCGTACGTGGTGGACAAGGCGCGCGCCGTCGAACAGCGCCACCGCGAATCGTTCCAGATGTATTACCGCGCCGGAGGGCGCATCGCCATGGGCACCGACGCGGGCACGCCGTTCAACCGCCACGGCCGCAATGCCGAAGAGCTGGCCTACATGGTGGCCTTCGGCATGACGCCCACCGATGCCCTGGTGGCCGGCACCTCGCGCGCGCACGAACTGATGGGCCTGCCCGGCCACGGCATCGTGGCCGAGGGCGCCGCGGCCGACCTGCTGCTGGTGCGCGGCGATCCCACACAGGACATCGCCCGGGCCGCCGACACACAGCACCACGTGGCCGTGCTCAAGCAGGGCGTACTGGTCGCCGGCGCGCTGGACTGA
- a CDS encoding ABC transporter ATP-binding protein, producing the protein MALLDIDKMRIEFASRRGTLVAVDGVSLTLDRGEILGVVGESGAGKSTIGNAVMGLLEFPGRLAGGEVHLEGRRIDALPESDKRKVRGRRIGMIFQDPLTSLDPLQTVESQLVETMLVHLDLTPAQAEQRAVDLLRQVGIDSPELRVKQYPHQFSGGMRQRVVIALALCCEPEIIIADEPTTALDVSIQAQILDLLRKLCKEKQVGMIIITHDMGVIADVTDRVAVLYRGKLVEQGPTTKILGDPDHPYTRSLISAVPRPDVKLRRFPLVTYIEDVKTPAKPLDISTHWLGRRRDFGQDAGGPLVQTQDLGMRFVLKNAFLARNRRTLDAVKQVNLSIAQGEVFGLVGESGSGKSTVARLISGLYTPSGGAVFFNGTNLTALKDEKQLNAFRRQIQMVFQDPFSSLNPRMRVLDIVAEPIRFHKLAANETETRQVVSDLLDIVGLGASAARRYPHEFSGGQRQRICIARALATRPRFLICDEPTSALDVSIQAQILNLLKDLQEQLGLTMLFISHDLPVIRQMCDRVGVMRHGELLEVAETETLFDAPQHEYTRHLLGLMPQLQVMSREGLEVES; encoded by the coding sequence ATGGCATTGCTCGACATCGACAAAATGCGCATCGAGTTCGCCAGCCGGCGGGGCACGCTGGTGGCGGTGGATGGCGTTTCGCTGACGCTCGACCGCGGCGAGATCCTGGGCGTGGTGGGCGAATCCGGCGCCGGCAAGTCCACCATCGGCAACGCCGTGATGGGCCTGCTGGAATTTCCCGGCCGCCTGGCCGGCGGCGAGGTGCACCTGGAAGGACGGCGCATCGATGCGCTGCCCGAATCCGACAAACGCAAGGTGCGCGGGCGCCGCATCGGCATGATTTTCCAGGATCCGCTGACTTCGCTCGATCCGCTGCAGACCGTGGAAAGCCAGCTGGTGGAAACCATGCTGGTGCACCTGGACCTGACCCCCGCCCAGGCCGAACAGCGCGCCGTGGACCTGCTGCGGCAGGTGGGCATCGACTCGCCCGAACTGCGCGTCAAGCAGTATCCCCACCAGTTCTCGGGCGGCATGCGCCAGCGCGTGGTCATTGCCCTGGCCCTGTGCTGCGAGCCCGAGATCATCATCGCCGACGAGCCCACCACGGCGCTGGACGTCTCGATCCAGGCGCAGATCCTGGACCTGCTGCGCAAGCTGTGCAAAGAAAAGCAGGTGGGCATGATCATCATCACGCACGACATGGGCGTGATCGCCGACGTCACCGACCGCGTCGCGGTGCTGTACCGCGGCAAGCTGGTCGAGCAGGGGCCCACCACCAAGATCCTGGGCGACCCCGACCACCCCTACACGCGCAGCCTGATCTCGGCCGTGCCGCGCCCCGACGTGAAGCTGCGCCGCTTTCCGCTGGTGACTTACATCGAAGACGTGAAGACGCCCGCCAAGCCGCTGGACATCTCCACGCACTGGCTGGGGCGGCGCCGCGATTTCGGCCAGGATGCCGGCGGGCCGCTGGTGCAGACGCAAGACCTGGGCATGCGCTTCGTGCTGAAGAACGCCTTCCTGGCGCGCAACCGCCGCACGCTGGACGCCGTCAAGCAGGTCAACCTGTCGATTGCCCAGGGCGAAGTGTTCGGCCTGGTGGGCGAATCGGGGTCGGGCAAGTCCACCGTGGCGCGGCTGATATCGGGCCTGTATACGCCCAGCGGCGGCGCGGTGTTCTTCAACGGCACCAACCTGACCGCGCTGAAAGACGAAAAGCAGCTCAACGCGTTCCGGCGGCAGATCCAGATGGTGTTCCAGGATCCGTTCTCGTCGCTGAATCCGCGCATGCGGGTGCTGGACATCGTGGCCGAGCCGATCCGCTTCCACAAACTGGCGGCCAACGAAACCGAAACGCGCCAGGTGGTGTCCGACCTGCTCGACATCGTGGGCCTGGGCGCGTCCGCCGCGCGCCGCTATCCGCACGAATTCTCGGGCGGCCAGCGCCAGCGCATCTGCATCGCGCGTGCGCTGGCCACCCGCCCGCGCTTCCTGATCTGCGACGAACCGACCTCGGCGCTGGATGTCTCCATCCAGGCGCAGATTCTCAACCTGCTGAAAGACCTGCAAGAACAGCTGGGCCTGACCATGCTGTTCATCAGCCACGACCTGCCCGTCATCCGCCAGATGTGCGACCGCGTCGGCGTCATGCGCCACGGCGAGCTGCTGGAAGTGGCCGAGACCGAAACCCTGTTCGATGCCCCGCAGCACGAGTACACCCGGCACCTGCTGGGCCTGATGCCGCAGCTGCAAGTGATGTCCCGCGAAGGACTGGAGGTGGAATCATGA
- a CDS encoding ABC transporter permease has product MTARIAPWFARAADSDLWYSFKTSPSAVISAIVTLAILVGALCAPIIAPHNPFDLASLNIMDANTPPAWNPDGNADFLLGTDDQGRDILSAILYGSRVSLLVGFASVLFSMVLGVSLGLVSGYVGGRVDSIIMRIADVQLSFPAILIALLIDGVARGILPRDMHNELALYVLIFAIGISGWVQYARTVRGSTMVERNKEYVQAARLIGIGPLTILRRHILPNVMGPVLVIATIHLAIAIITEATLSFLGVGVPPTAPSLGTLIRIGNSYLFSGMWWISIFPGVALVALVLSVNLLGDWLRDALNPKLR; this is encoded by the coding sequence ATGACTGCCCGCATAGCTCCCTGGTTCGCGCGCGCGGCCGACAGCGACCTCTGGTACAGCTTCAAGACCTCGCCCAGCGCGGTGATCTCGGCCATCGTCACCCTGGCCATTCTGGTCGGCGCGCTGTGCGCGCCCATCATCGCGCCGCACAATCCGTTCGACCTGGCGTCGCTGAACATCATGGACGCCAACACGCCGCCGGCCTGGAACCCCGATGGCAACGCCGATTTCCTGCTGGGCACCGACGACCAGGGCCGCGACATTCTGTCGGCCATTTTGTACGGCTCGCGGGTGTCTCTGCTGGTGGGGTTCGCCTCGGTGCTGTTCTCGATGGTGCTGGGCGTGTCGCTGGGCCTGGTCAGCGGCTACGTGGGCGGCCGCGTCGACAGCATCATCATGCGCATCGCCGACGTGCAGCTGTCGTTTCCGGCCATCCTGATCGCGCTGCTGATCGACGGCGTGGCGCGCGGCATTTTGCCGCGCGACATGCACAACGAGCTGGCGCTGTACGTGCTGATCTTCGCCATCGGCATATCGGGGTGGGTGCAGTACGCGCGCACCGTGCGCGGCTCGACCATGGTCGAGCGCAACAAAGAATATGTGCAGGCGGCCCGGCTGATCGGCATCGGCCCGCTGACCATCCTGCGCCGGCACATCCTGCCCAACGTCATGGGGCCGGTGCTGGTGATCGCCACCATCCACCTAGCCATCGCCATCATCACCGAGGCCACGCTGTCGTTCCTGGGCGTGGGCGTGCCGCCCACCGCGCCGTCGCTGGGCACGCTGATCCGCATCGGCAACAGCTACCTGTTCTCGGGCATGTGGTGGATCTCGATTTTCCCGGGCGTTGCCCTGGTCGCATTGGTGCTGTCGGTGAACCTGCTGGGCGACTGGCTGCGCGACGCGCTCAACCCCAAGCTGCGCTGA
- a CDS encoding ABC transporter permease: MLFFIGRRLLQSLLVMLTVALIAFSMFRYVGDPIVSMVGQDTTEAQRAELRERLGLNDPFVVQYARFVRDAAQGNFGISYRQRQPVSDLIEQRLPATLELSFISALMALAFGIPMGIYTALRRHGALSRAFMALSLAGISLPTFLIGILLILVFSVQLRWLPSFGRGEVISIGGWTTGLLTRSGLAALILPAITLALFQMTLIMRLVRAEMLEILRSDFIKFARARGLPERLINFRHALKNTMVPVITITGLQLGSIIAFAIITETVFQWPGMGLLFIQAIGTVDIPVMAAYLVLIAFFFVVINLIVDILYVVVDPRLRVQSK, encoded by the coding sequence ATGCTTTTTTTCATCGGGCGACGCCTGTTGCAGTCGTTGCTGGTCATGCTGACCGTGGCGCTGATTGCGTTTTCCATGTTCCGCTATGTGGGCGACCCGATCGTCAGCATGGTGGGGCAGGACACCACTGAAGCGCAGCGCGCCGAGCTGCGCGAGCGCCTGGGCCTGAACGATCCGTTCGTGGTGCAGTACGCGCGCTTCGTGCGCGACGCCGCGCAGGGCAACTTCGGCATTTCATACCGCCAGCGCCAGCCGGTCAGCGACCTGATCGAACAACGCCTGCCGGCCACCCTGGAACTGTCATTCATCTCGGCCCTGATGGCGCTGGCGTTCGGCATTCCCATGGGCATCTACACGGCGCTGCGGCGCCATGGCGCGCTGTCGCGCGCCTTCATGGCCCTGTCGCTGGCCGGCATCTCGCTGCCCACCTTCCTGATCGGCATTTTGCTGATCCTGGTGTTCAGCGTGCAATTGCGCTGGCTGCCCAGCTTCGGCCGCGGCGAAGTCATTTCGATCGGCGGCTGGACCACCGGCCTGCTGACGCGCTCGGGCCTGGCGGCGCTGATCCTGCCGGCCATCACGCTGGCGCTGTTCCAGATGACGCTGATCATGCGGCTGGTGCGGGCCGAGATGCTGGAAATTCTGCGTTCGGATTTCATCAAATTCGCCCGCGCGCGCGGCCTGCCCGAACGGCTGATCAATTTCCGCCATGCGCTCAAGAACACCATGGTGCCGGTCATTACCATTACCGGCCTGCAGCTGGGCTCGATCATCGCTTTCGCCATCATTACCGAAACCGTGTTCCAGTGGCCGGGCATGGGGCTGCTGTTCATCCAGGCCATCGGCACGGTCGATATCCCGGTCATGGCGGCCTACCTGGTGCTGATCGCCTTTTTCTTCGTCGTGATCAATCTTATTGTCGACATACTGTATGTGGTGGTCGACCCGCGCCTGCGCGTGCAGAGCAAATGA